The following proteins come from a genomic window of Taeniopygia guttata chromosome 25, bTaeGut7.mat, whole genome shotgun sequence:
- the VSIG8 gene encoding V-set and immunoglobulin domain-containing protein 8 — translation MSAIWGCQCHVGVTVPLSPALLVAVRINGQGREVLYLAKGDSVKLGCPYVLEPEDAGPQGVGIEWIQITPERPGPENVFLSYQDHHVNYGSSGLQDRVAFVQTDPGQRDASIRVADLQESDTGTYQCRVKKNTVAVHEVIVTVQEKPAAPQCWSEGALTEGGSVLLRCFSRGGAAPLSYQWAKLAEGYGGGRLPAGTLQGRAPGDLVIRSLTVAHAGTYQCRVSNRVGYSVCQLSLNPAPRCVPTAGGRQAGIIVGSILGSLLLLSLLGLLIWALIARYQRKECQRACSDCRSSTGGTMPRPCAACAHHSYSPHGISYLQCQHGDSDERGAALLCNDGMRHQVTCPAL, via the exons ATGTC TGCCATTTGGGGGTGCCAGTGCCATGTTGGGGTGACCGTGCCCTtgtccccagctctcctggtgGCCGTCCGGATCAATGGCCAGGGCCGCGAGGTTCTGTACCTGGCCAAGGGCGACTCGGTCAAGCTGGGCTGTCCCTACGTGCTGGAGCCCGAGGACGCGGGGCCCCAGGGCGTGGGCATCGAGTGGATCCAGATCACGCCCGAGAGACCCGGCCCCGAGAACGTG ttCCTGTCCTACCAGGACCACCACGTGAACTACGGCAGCTCGGGGCTGCAGGACCGCGTGGCCTTCGTGCAGACGGACCCGGGCCAGCGCGACGCCTCCATCCGCGTGGCCGACCTGCAGGAGAGCGACACCGGCACCTACCAGTGCCGCGTCAAGAAGAACACGGTGGCCGTGCACGAGGTCATTGTCACCGTGCAAG agAAGCCGGCGGCCCCGCAGTGCTGGAGCGAGGGGGCTCTGACCGAGGGGGGGTCGGTGCTGCTGCGCTGCTTcagccggggcggggccgcgccccTCAGCTACCAGTGGGCAAAGCTGGCAGAGGGCTACGGCGGGGGGCGCCTGCCCGCGGGCACCCTGCAAG GCCGCGCTCCGGGTGACCTGGTGATCCGCAGCCTGACGGTGGCACACGCTGGCACCTACCAGTGCCGGGTCAGCAACCGCGTGGGCTACTCGGTGTGCCAGCTGAGCCTGAACCCCGCGCCCC GCTGTGTGCCCACGGCAGGCGGGCGGCAGGCTGGCATCATCGTGGGTTCCATCCTGggctccctcctcctgctcagcctcctggggctgctgatCTGGGCACTGATCGCCCGCTACCAGCGCAAGGAGTGCCAGCGCGCCTGCAGCGACTGCAG gagcagcacggGTGGCACCATGCCCCGGCCCTGCGCCGCCTGTGCCCACCACTCCTACTCGCCGCATGGCATCAGCTACCTGCAGTGCCAGCACGGCGACAGCGACGAGCGCGGGGCCGCGCTGCTCTGCAACGACGGCATGCGACACCAGGTGACATGTCCCGCGCtgtga